Genomic DNA from Modestobacter versicolor:
GGCCCGCGACCTGCCCGACCTGTCGACCGGGATCGGCCACGCGCTGCTCGGCTGGGTGTGGCCGGCCAACCCGTGGACGGCGCGGTACCGGCGCGAGCGCGAGGCACCCCGGGAGCGCCCGGCCGGCTGGCTGTCCGGCTCCTGCCTGCTGGTCGACCTCGAGGCCTTCCACTCCGTCGGCGGCTTCGACCCCGGCTACTTCATGTACTTCGAGGACGTCGACCTGGCCGAGCGGCTGGGCCGGCGCGGCTACCTGCACGTCTACGTGCCCACCGCGGTCGTGGTGCACGAGGGCGGGCACGCCACCCGGCGCGAGCCGCACCGGATGCAGCGGGTGCACCACACCAGCGCGCTGCGCTACCTCTCCGCGCAGTACCCGCGCCGCCGGCACGCGCCGCTGCGCTGGGCGCTCCGCGCGGGCCTGGGCGGCCGGATGCTGGTGTCCTACGTCAGCGGGCGGGTGGGCGCCGGCGCCGAGCCGCAGCAGACGGTCGAGGCGCTGCCGTCCCGCCGCCGGTGGCGGCGCCGGTGACGGTCCCGACGTCGAACCCCACGCCGACCCCGAGGTGCCCGAGGAGGGACCAGTAGTGCAGCACGCGGTGATCATGGCCGGCGGGTCCGGGACGCGGTTGTGGCCGCTGTCCCGGGCGGCGCGGCCCAAGCAGCTCCTCGACGTCGTCGCCGACCCCGGCGGCGGTGGCGCGCACAGCCTGCTCGCCGAGGCGTTCACCCGGCTGCAGGCGGTGCTGCCGGCCGACCGGATCTGGGTCTGCACGGCCGCGCGGTACGCCGACGCGGTGCGCGCGGCGCTGCCCGAGCTGCGCCCCGACCGGCTGGTGCTCGAGCCCGTCGCCCGGGACACCGCGAACGCGGTCGGCCTGGCCGCCGCGCTGGTCGCCGACGTCGACCCCGACGCCGAGCTCGCGGTGGTCAGCGCCGACCACGTCATCCGGCCGGTCGAGCGGTTCGCGAGCGCGCTGCGCACCGCCTACGACGTGCTCGCCGTCCGGCCGCGGGCGCTGGTCACCCTCGGCGTCACCCCCACCTCGCCGGCCACCGGCTTCGGCTACGTGCAGAAGGGCGCCGCCACCGAGGTGCCCGGCGCCAGCGAGGCGGCGTCGTTCCGGGAGAAGCCGGACCGGGCCACCGCCGAGGGGTACCTGGCCAGCGGCGAGTACGTGTGGAACTCCGGGATGTTCGTCTGGCGGGCCCGCACCGTGCTCGA
This window encodes:
- a CDS encoding mannose-1-phosphate guanylyltransferase; the protein is MQHAVIMAGGSGTRLWPLSRAARPKQLLDVVADPGGGGAHSLLAEAFTRLQAVLPADRIWVCTAARYADAVRAALPELRPDRLVLEPVARDTANAVGLAAALVADVDPDAELAVVSADHVIRPVERFASALRTAYDVLAVRPRALVTLGVTPTSPATGFGYVQKGAATEVPGASEAASFREKPDRATAEGYLASGEYVWNSGMFVWRARTVLDALAEHLPESARGLDRVVAAPAGPQRDAVLAEVFPTLPKISVDYAVLEPAATEPGRVVVVDLDVDWLDVGSWPALAGTLTTDDAGNAVRGLTVLLDSSGNVVLSDDPDHLVALVGLRDSVVVHTADVTMVCPVGAAERVKQLLAATQQGHGARFS
- a CDS encoding glycosyltransferase family 2 protein, whose product is MTAPLRVVAVTYSPGEAMEGFLSSLRRATTRPLDVVLADNGSTDGWPERVAAADDDVRLLRVGGNVGYGPAANAGLADRRTGWAVVANPDVRFEDGAVDELLAAAARWPRAATLGPAIRTPEGALYPSARDLPDLSTGIGHALLGWVWPANPWTARYRREREAPRERPAGWLSGSCLLVDLEAFHSVGGFDPGYFMYFEDVDLAERLGRRGYLHVYVPTAVVVHEGGHATRREPHRMQRVHHTSALRYLSAQYPRRRHAPLRWALRAGLGGRMLVSYVSGRVGAGAEPQQTVEALPSRRRWRRR